One genomic window of Nicotiana sylvestris chromosome 10, ASM39365v2, whole genome shotgun sequence includes the following:
- the LOC138880242 gene encoding uncharacterized protein: MTDYEARFSELSHHALMILPTDVERVRRFVAGLHSGIRTNMAPEVEIGNPYQFVVEIAPRIMGYRLRGSTYSYVSSLFAHFLNTPHEPLGTHVHVSTPVGNPTVVDWIYRSSVVTFCSFETRADLLLLDMTDFEGWSGRGSSVDTCSRVISFLKARHMIKNGCLAYLAYVRDTIVESLMIDSVPVVREFADVLPSDLPGMPPDCDIDFCIDLAPGTQPISIPPYCMASKDLKEQLEELLAKGFVRLSVSPWGVPVLFVMKTDGTMQMYIDYRQLNKATIKNKYPLPRIDDLFDQLQGARVFSNFDLRSGYHHLKIRDFDVPKTAFRTRYGHYAFLVMSFGLTNAPATFMDLMNRVFRPYIDSFVIIFIDDILRRWLELLKDYDITILYHPGKENVVVDAVSRRAESMGSLAFIPAEERPLALNIQSLAKRLARDRGPLFISHFWRAIQSELGTRVELDKAFHPQTDVQSKQTVQTLEDMLRTRVIDFGGQWDQLLPLAEFAYNNIYQINALEKEKLIQERLRTAQSRQKSYADQKARDISFIIGEKVLLKVSPMKGVMRFGNTGKLSPRFIGPFEVLRRVGEVAYELALPPSLSVVHPVFHVSMLRRYHADLCHVLDFSTIQLDESLNYEEEPIAIIDAQERQLRSKSVFAVKV, translated from the exons ATGACTgactatgaggcgaggttttctgagttatccCACCATGCactgatgatacttcctactgacgtagagagggtgaggaggtttgtTGCAGGGTTGCATTCTGGCATTAGGACCAATATGGCCCCAGAGGTGGAGATAGGGAATCCTTATCAGTTTGTGGTGGAGATTGCTCCAAGAATTATGGGATACCGTCTGAGAG ggtctacctattcatatgtgtcatctctgtttgctcatttcctgaaTACTCCTCATGAGCCTTTGGGCACTcatgttcatgtgtccactcctgtgggcAATCCTACAGTTGTGGATTGGATCTACCGATCCTCTGTGGTCACATTTTGCAGTTtcgagactagagcagatctccTATTGCTTGAcatgaccgactttgag GGTTGGAGTGGAAGAGGTTCCTCAGTTGATACATGTAGTCGGGTTAtttcttttctgaaggctcgacatatgatCAAGAacggttgtttggcttatctagcttatgttcgggacaccatcGTAGAGTCTCTGATGATTGATTCGGTTCCAGTAGTCCGGGAGTTCGCCGATGTGCTTCCTTCTGACCTTCCTGGCATGCCACCAGattgtgatattgatttctgtattgatttggctccaggtacccagcctatatctattccgcCTTACTGTATGGCTTCgaaagatttgaaggagcagcttgaggagttgttagcaaaggggtttgttagactaagtgtgtcaccttggggtgtaccAGTGTTGTTTGTAATGAAGACGGATGGGACCATGCAGATGtacattgattaccgccagttgaacaaggctaccatcaagaacaagtacccgttgccgcgcattgatgatttgtttgaccagttgcagggtgctagggtgttctctaatttcgacttgagatcagggtaccaTCATTTGAAAATTCGGGACTTTGatgtcccgaagactgctttccgtactagatatggtcattatgcgTTTTTGGtaatgtcctttggcttgactaatgccccagcaacttttatggacttgatgaacagggtgttcagaccctatattgattcctttgttatcatcttcattgatgacatcttg CGTAGATGGCtggagttactgaaggattatgatatcaccattctttatcatccgggaaaggaAAATGTGGTCGTGGATGCCGTAAGCAGGagagcagagagtatgggtagcttggcattcattccagcagaggagaggccactagctttgaacattcagtccttggctaagaGACTTgcgag AGATAGAGGCCCTCTGTTTatttcccatttctggagagccattcagagtgagttggggacccgtgtggaGCTCGACaaagcatttcatcctcagaccgaCGTACAGTCGAAGCAGACAGTTCAGActttggaggatatgcttagaacacgtgtgattgactttggagggcagtgggaccAGTTATTGcccttggcagagtttgcttacaacaacatctaTCAGATCA atgccttggaaaaggaaaagttgattcaggaaaggcttcgcacagcacagtccagacagaagagttacgcagatcaGAAGGCACGTGATATATCATTCATAatcggcgagaaggttctcttgaaggtctctccaatgaagggtgttatgagattcgggaatacgggcaagttgagcccaaggtttattggcccatttgaggtgttgaggcgagttggagaGGTTGCCTACGAGCTTGCTTTACCGCCCAGCTTATCGGtagttcatccagtttttcacgtgtctatgcttcggaggtatcacgccGACCTATGCCATGTGCTAGACTTCAGCACTATTCAGCTAGACGAGAGCTTGaactatgaggaggagccaattgCCATCATTGATGCACAGGAGcgccagttgagatcgaagagtgtTTTTGCAGTAAAAGtctag